The following are from one region of the Corylus avellana chromosome ca1, CavTom2PMs-1.0 genome:
- the LOC132184798 gene encoding uncharacterized protein LOC132184798 translates to MGSSNIRDLLTSFSPSLDFFAISSGDGRIKIWDTLRGQIQTEFADITTTDETNILTRPERGHLSVDYKCMKWLSLERKRKRKLGSSLLVLGTGSGDVLALDVSAGQLKWKVNDCHPGGVGAISSSTHGSCIYTAGADGMICEIDSLSGNLLQKFRASTKAISCMSVSSDGKMLATAAAQLKIFNCSDHKKIQKFSGHPGAVRCMIFTEDGKYILSSAVGERYVAVWRISGGKKQSSSCVLSMEHPAVFLDSRCIDSGEVDDSGLCVLAISEIGVCYLWFGQNIEELRNAKPTKVSLSSEDIPSISHKVALPTIFAAKLQGISEPMSGQVFVAYGLLVKPSFQKILVHSGTVVKLSISNDGVLLPMSQSRVKSKKGLDLQNGVTALDRANAEDALLPIPKVFDSIEKQKMYKEMSVDADEMADLGDSRSQAESVGEKDDMVELEVDTETSCLEDRLRSLGILSSGDDLTLGLTANSATLKGIDLEADMPQKKIRASVLSMVPSDAYKLLRVLVAKWQSRTCCGKYVLPWIYHIFLNHGHHVISQEPTTQMLNSLSKITKSRGAAIHPLLQLSGRLQLVMAQIDKASQNKSQILVHDNKTIESEDEDEDGDEDEDEDVDEILYGEEDEESELSSDDNN, encoded by the exons ATGGGCTCATCAAATATCAGAGATTTGTTGACATCATTTAGTCCTTCTTTGGACTTCTTTGCTATAAGCTCTGGAGATGGCCGAATTAAAATCTGGGACACATTGAGGGGTCAGATCCAGACTGAATTTGCAGACATCACAACAACCGATGAGACGAATATACTTACGAGACCCGAAAGAGGACATCTCTCAGTTGATTATAAATGCATGAAGTGGTTATCTTtggaaagaaagaggaaaaggaaGCTTGGGTCCTCATTGTTAGTCTTAGGAACAGGTAGTGGTGATGTTTTAGCACTTGATGTCTCTGCTGGTCAATTGAAATGGAAGGTTAACGACTGCCATCCTGG GGGTGTTGGTGCCATTTCGTCTTCTACACATGGTTCATGCATTTACACTGCAGGGGCTGATGGTATGATATGTGAAATTGATTCTTTGTCAGGAAACCTGTTGCAGAAGTTCAGAGCTTCTACAAAGGCAATATCCTGCATGTCTGTTTCGTCAG ATGGGAAGATGTTAGCTACTGCCGCTGCACAGTTGAAGATTTTTAACTGTTCTGATCACAAAAAGATACAGAAGTTTTCTGGGCATCCT GGAGCTGTTCGCTGTATGATTTTTACTGAAGATGGGAAGTACATCCTCTCCTCTGCTGTGGGTGAAAGATATGTAGCAGTATGGAGGATAAGTGGCGGCAAAAAGCAGTCATCAAGCTGTGTTCTTTCAATGGAGCACCCTGCTGTCTTTCTTGATAGCAGGTGCATTGATAGTGGGGAAGTTGACGATTCAGGTCTATGTGTTTTGGCTATTTCGGAAATTGGCGTCTGTTATCTTTGGTTTGGACAGAACATTGAGGAGTTACGCAACGCCAAGCCCACCAAAGTCTCTTTATCTTCTGAGGACATTCCCTCTATAAGTCACAAGGTCGCATTACCTACAATATTTGCTGCCAAATTACAAGGCATTAGTGAACCTATGTCTGGGCAGGTCTTTGTTGCTTATGGATTGCTAGTAAAGCCATCATTTCAGAAAATTTTAGTGCATTCTGGCACAGTTGTAAAGTTAAGCATCTCCAATGATGGGGTTCTTCTACCAATGAGTCAATCTCGTGTCAAATCTAAGAAAGGACTAGATTTACAAAATGGAG TTACTGCATTAGATCGTGCAAATGCGGAGGATGCCTTACTTCCAATTCCAAAGGTTTTTGATTCTATTGAGAAACAGAAAATGTATAAGGAAATGAGTGTTGATGCTGATGAAATGGCTGATTTGGGAGATAGCAGGAGTCAAGCTGAATCTGTTGGGGAGAAAG ATGACATGGTAGAGCTAGAAGTTGACACTGAAACATCTTGCCTGGAGGATCGGCTGAGGTCATTAGGGATACTGAGTAGTGGAGATGATCTAACATTAGGGTTGACAGCTAATTCTGCAACACTCAAGGGTATTGACCTTGAAGCTGATATGCCACAAAAGaag ATAAGGGCATCTGTTCTCTCTATGGTACCTAGTGATGCATACAAGTTACTGCGAGTCTTGGTGGCCAAGTGGCAATCAAG GACATGCTGTGGAAAGTATGTTCTTCCAtggatatatcatatatttttgaatcacGGTCATCATGTTATCTCTCAGGAACCAACAACCCAGATGCTTAACTCCTTATCCAAG aTTACCAAATCCAGAGGTGCTGCCATCCACCCTTTATTACAATTATCGGGTCGTTTGCAACTTGTGATGGCACAG ATTGACAAGGCTTCGCAGAACAAAAGTCAAATTTTGGTGCATGATAATAAAACCATTGAAAGtgaggatgaggatgaggatggggatgaggatgaggatgaggatgtCGATGAAATTCTttatggagaagaagatgaggaaTCTGAATTAAGCAGTGATGACAATAACTAG